A single window of Vigna unguiculata cultivar IT97K-499-35 chromosome 1, ASM411807v1, whole genome shotgun sequence DNA harbors:
- the LOC114188746 gene encoding uncharacterized protein LOC114188746, whose protein sequence is MVPYDEPIYGFSREQVSSRGYIDLHTVFRDGAQTKTIPNRFLIVDVPTSYNVLLGRPSLNTLGAVVSTPHLAMKFPSPFGDILTIHGDQRLARKCYMASLRPQLPILQTNHIERPLGSEIALSSDDLDPRVGRDIRLEPIEETTPLELPNGRIIKVGTGLESEQRDIITPTLVGNTYLFAWSAADLPTVDPQVKKCKLGEEQRLAAKAEADKLLSVGFIEEAHYTTWLSNVVLVKKANGKWRMCVDYTDLNKACPRDAYPLPNIDRLVDGAVGNKVLSFLHAYSDYNQIPMTASDMNKIAFITDDANYFYKVMPFSLKNAGATYQQLIDKVFSI, encoded by the exons atggtcccatatgatGAACCGATTTATGGCTTTTCTAGGGAACAAGTTTCCTCCCGCGGCTACATTGACCTCCATACGGTCTTCCGCGATGGCGCCCAAACAAAGACAATTCCTAACCGCTTTCTCATCGTCGACGTACCTACATCTTATAATGTCCTCCTCGGCCGCCCTTCactcaacacccttggcgctGTTGTCTCCACACCTcatctggccatgaagttcccctCCCCATTTGGGGACATCCTTACCATTCATGGCGACCAACGCCTTGCACGCAAATGCTAtatggccagcctacgcccacaGCTCCCCATCCTGCAAACCAATCACATTGAGCGGCCACTTGGCTCTGAGATCGCTTTGTCTAGTGACGATCTAGACCCGAGAGTGGGCCGGGATATCCGCCTTGAACCTATTGAAGAAACCACCCCCTTGGAGCTCCCAAATGGCCGCATCATCAAAGTTGGTACTGGGCTAGAATCTGAACAGCGTGACATCATAACACCCACCCTAGTCGGCAATACATACCTTTTTGCTTGGTCTGCTGCTGACTTACCTACAGTTGACCCTCAAGTG aaaaaatgcaaacttgGTGAGGAACAACGCCTAGCGGCCAAGGCCGAGGCCGATAAGTTACTGAGCGTGGGGTTCATCGAAGAAGCTCACTATACCACTTGGCTCTCTAACGTGGTCCTGGTTAAGAAGGCCAACGGCAAGTGGCGAATGTGTGTTGATTACACGGATCTTAACAAAGCATGTCCCagagatgcctaccccttacccaatattGACCGACTTGTTGACGGCGCAGTCGGTAACAAGGTCCTCAGTTTTCTTCATGCATACTCCGATTATAACCAAATCCCTATGACCGCATCTGACATGAACAAAATtgccttcatcacagacgatgccaaTTACTTCTACAAGGTCATGCCATTTAGCCTTAAAAACGCTGGAGCAACATACCAACAATTGATAGACAAAGTCTTCAGTATTTAA
- the LOC114188741 gene encoding uncharacterized protein LOC114188741 encodes MEAARQAADDAQRQHMDALRQLGENVAGAQMYGPYPQPPPPEWSLEDFLKHHPAKFDDKTSPDQADQWMKDMECIFDAKRCPDERRLAFTVYMLTREAEHWWASMGLVMEEKHEDITWEAFKRRFLSEYFPDSVRYAKEVEFFQLTHGNKSVAEYAERFKHMGHFYTMPLDEECPCCPSRTLRPWPRVEEKKKPYARPHPQPQGSRGFSSPPSRIQCHHCGGPQVKSVCPQLSSFRRCNHCGREGHFGKDCPTLRRTVSRPSPQTPSQTSGQTQQRRGGSRPQATSRVYAMTRSEAACSGNLVIGCCVISGKSCYVLFDSRATHSFVSKSCVRDLGLSVCELPFDLVVSTPVSGLVRTSSVCSRCPVEVEGHVYKVNLICLPLQGLDVILGMDWLSANHVLIDCQEKKLLFSNSEEPELLSSHGVMKEIRDGAQCYIVFARMDVEKEERILMIPVVREFEDVFPEEVPGLPPRREVEFSIDLVPGAGPMSIAPYRMAPVELVELKKQIEGLLEK; translated from the exons ATGGAGGCTGCTAGGCAGGCTGCTGATGATGCTCAGAGGCAGCATATGGATGCTCTCCGCCAGTTAGGGGAGAATGTTGCTGGTGCCCAGATGTATGGTCCTTATCCCCAACCTCCACCCCctgaatggagtttggaagacttCTTGAAGCACCACCCTGCCAAGTTTGATGACAAGACGAGTCCCGACCAGGCGGACCAATGGATGAAGGATATGGAGTGCATCTTTGATGCCAAGAGGTGCCCCGATGAGAGGAGGCTTGCTTTCACGGTCTACATGCTCACTAGAGAGGCTGAGCATTGGTGGGCCAGTATGGGGTTGGTAATGGAAGAGAAGCATGAGGATATCACGTGGGAAGCCTTCAAGAGGAGGTTTCTTTCAGAATACTTCCCAGACAGCGTGAGATACGCAAAGGAGGTGGAGTTCTTCCAGTTGACACATGGGAACAAGTCAGTGGCTGAGTACGCCGAGAGGTTCAAACATATGGGGCATTTCTACACCATGCCGCTCGATGAGGAGTGCCCCTgctgtccatcaaggactttgcggcCTTG GCCGAGAgttgaagagaagaagaagcctTATGCTAGGCCTCATCCACAGCCACAGGGGTCTAGAGGCTTTTCTTCCCCACCCAGCAGGATCCAGTGCCATCATTGCGGAGGACCGCAAGTGAAAAGTGTTTGCCCGCAACTATCGAGTTTCCGCAGGTGCAACCATTGTGGCAGGGAGGGCCACTTTGGCAAAGATTGTCCCACTCTAAGGAGGACAGTGTCACGACCTTCACCACAGACTCCGAGTCAGACTTCGGGCCAGACTCAGCAGAGGAGGGGAGGCAGCAGGCCTCAGGCTACAAGCAGGGTCTATGCGATGACTAGGTCAGAGGCAGCATGTTCAGGTAACCTTGTGattggttgttgtgtgatatCTGGCAAGTCTTGTTACGTGCTTTTTGATTCTAGAGCGACACACTCGTTTGTGTCAAAGTCTTGTGTGCGGGACTTGGGTCTGTCGGTGTGTGAGCTACCGTTTGACCTCGTGGTATCTACCCCGGTATCTGGGTTGGTTAGGACTTCTTCGGTGTGTTCTAGATGTCCAGTTGAGGTAGAGGGACACGTATATAAAGTCAATCTCATATGCCTCCCTCTGCAAGGGCTAgatgtgatcttgggaatggattggctctctgccaatcatGTTCTCATAGACTGTCAGGAGAAGAAGCTATTGTTCTccaactcagaggagcctgagttgttgtCTTCTCATGGGGTTATGAAGGAAATCCGGGACGGCGCACAATGCTATATAGTCTTTGCCAGGATGGATGTTGAGAAGGAGGAAAGGATATTGATGATACCAGTGGTTAGGGAATTTGAGGATGTGTTCCCCGAAGAGGTACCAGGTTTGCCACCAAGGAGAGAAGTTGAGTTCTCCATAGACTTGGTACCGGGAGCTGGCCCTATGTCGATCGCTCCTTACCGCATGGCCCCAGTGGAGTTGGTGGAGTTAAAGAAGCAGATAGAGGGATTGCTTGAGAAATAG